The Deltaproteobacteria bacterium genome window below encodes:
- a CDS encoding AAA family ATPase, with amino-acid sequence MNYLQYYGLSQEPFSNAPVSKFYFNSSQHAKALLRLQAVAEGMKGLGVLVGDIGAGKTTLARRMLDQLPEDEYEAALLVIIHSGITAEWLLKRIASQLGVKTPADDKLTVLSQLYERLVEINKKGKKAIVLIDEAQMLQTRDIMEEFRGLLNLEIPGSKLITFIFFGLPELDQNLKLDEPLAGRIAMRYHLEPLNEEATTAYIDHRLRLSGCTKPLLLPDAIRVVHQYSHGIPRIINTICDNALFEGSLTKQEQIGASLIRQIASDLGLDQTGQSPAAHAVPKPAGAPGLKAPPATPRLNVPPSRPPASQPAAASHAAAPHKPTAKDEVTSLIGGAADDEIDDILGKIGT; translated from the coding sequence ATGAACTATCTCCAGTACTACGGGCTGTCGCAGGAACCGTTTTCGAACGCGCCGGTTTCCAAGTTCTATTTCAACAGCTCGCAGCACGCCAAGGCGCTGCTCCGGCTGCAGGCCGTGGCCGAGGGCATGAAGGGCCTCGGTGTGCTCGTCGGTGACATCGGCGCCGGCAAGACCACCCTCGCGCGCCGGATGCTCGACCAGCTCCCGGAGGACGAGTACGAAGCGGCGCTGCTGGTGATCATCCACTCCGGCATCACCGCCGAATGGCTCCTGAAGCGCATCGCCTCGCAGCTGGGGGTGAAGACTCCGGCCGACGACAAGCTGACCGTCCTGTCCCAGCTCTATGAACGGCTGGTCGAGATCAACAAGAAGGGGAAGAAGGCCATCGTCCTCATCGACGAGGCGCAGATGCTCCAGACGCGGGACATCATGGAGGAGTTCCGCGGACTCCTGAATCTGGAGATACCCGGGTCAAAGCTCATCACGTTCATCTTCTTCGGCCTGCCCGAACTGGACCAGAACCTGAAGCTGGACGAACCACTCGCAGGCCGCATCGCCATGCGCTACCACCTGGAGCCGCTGAACGAGGAAGCCACGACCGCCTACATCGACCACCGGCTCCGGCTTTCGGGCTGCACCAAGCCGTTGCTCCTTCCGGACGCCATCAGGGTGGTTCACCAGTATTCCCACGGAATACCCCGGATCATCAACACGATCTGCGACAACGCCCTGTTCGAAGGTTCCCTCACCAAGCAGGAACAGATTGGCGCCAGCCTGATCCGCCAGATCGCCAGCGACCTGGGGCTGGACCAGACCGGCCAGAGTCCGGCTGCCCATGCCGTCCCGAAACCCGCCGGTGCGCCAGGACTGAAGGCCCCGCCCGCCACGCCCCGGCTGAATGTGCCGCCGTCGCGTCCCCCCGCATCACAACCGGCCGCCGCCAGTCATGCGGCAGCCCCGCACAAGCCGACGGCCAAGGACGAGGTGACATCGCTTATCGGCGGCGCAGCCGATGACGAGATCGACGACATCCTGGGCAAGATCGGCACCTGA
- a CDS encoding tetratricopeptide repeat protein — MAIDKSKIIQQAQKHIQGQKWDKAIECYEQLAKIEPKDTRVRQKIAELYYRKGDIAKALQSYSLVADSYTREGFYQKSLAVYKQMLQIKPDFVPAYEHLADVSIKLGLTNDAINYIKVVIAHYEKEGKVLEALDAIKKLIEIDPGNIASQIKLAELYAREGHREDAIRQLNSLVPGLEQSQNWDDLIRIRERMAAFDPEHTGHIKVYYKLLMRLGRYQPAFQGLQRYLKTHRNEVEAIEDLSILLRELGNAKHEKVALKELARLLGENADPARLEQIYTRILEIDPEDQGASEYLHALQANMTTEDEMGDETAHEDVDVAGEEMIGSEDGEMIGDDDGMVDDDIEIAGQEHLDTMLVGASGAEIAADQIDAYLTEADVYVKYGLIDKAVTHLQRLIASQPDCIPAYHKMREVLMAGSRGGEFAGIVNAGADAFGKAGGDPSSIHALLSAPAPAQRVAPAADIDPDVAAIVAESAAMDEGLISDELANAVGGALDAQLGGNAGGEVPTVEPDAELPPDEEMSIEIDIDAHGAPAAAGAADRNPLAGADLESDLNFNTPEEPSLELAIDEPPPAPEPAPAEAHLDGGSLEADIADEAVPEPPAPPPPTLEAEAELASGPPPDFDDTTLDGDMAAPPPQPPAAQPQAAKASPAPVLKPPVIQKPAISKPPVIQKPVIPRPPVPGPAVPKPVAAPAVKPPAIARPELPKSGMVKPVITKPEPGKPLVVPKPALKPPSIARPSIVAPVKPGVQTPAALKTPLAGKAPLPKLAPLPKPGAAGLPRPALKPPAFKPLAPRPIKLPTIQKEPFTEELEQADFEIQQGLFDEARITLDMILAQEPNHPKAKAKLNELVAAEKATREEKDGVFTPEFGGGEQVSVESVLKAFQTGVDKTVAKEDSQTRFDLGLAYREMGLFSEAEREFRLALDGVGARRPDCWSMIGLCQIDQGNPAAAAESFEQGLGETHEPEVRCNMAYELANAKMALGDKEGALGLLVWIDQEKPGFRHTGELIAQLRLDGATSGPTPPPAPDSGPGSGTRANVSYV; from the coding sequence TTGGCGATCGACAAGAGCAAGATTATCCAGCAGGCCCAGAAGCACATTCAGGGCCAGAAATGGGACAAGGCGATCGAGTGCTACGAGCAGCTCGCCAAGATTGAGCCCAAGGATACCCGTGTCCGCCAGAAGATCGCCGAACTTTACTACCGCAAGGGTGATATAGCCAAGGCGCTGCAGAGCTACTCGCTTGTCGCCGATTCGTACACCCGGGAAGGTTTTTACCAGAAATCCCTGGCCGTGTACAAGCAGATGCTCCAGATCAAGCCGGACTTCGTTCCCGCCTACGAGCACCTCGCCGATGTCAGCATCAAGCTGGGACTGACCAACGACGCGATCAACTACATCAAGGTCGTCATCGCCCACTACGAAAAGGAGGGCAAGGTTCTCGAGGCGCTGGATGCGATCAAGAAACTGATTGAGATAGACCCCGGCAATATCGCCTCGCAGATCAAGCTGGCCGAACTGTACGCGCGGGAAGGCCATCGCGAAGATGCCATTCGCCAGCTCAATTCGCTGGTGCCGGGCCTTGAGCAGAGCCAGAACTGGGACGACCTGATCCGGATCCGCGAACGGATGGCGGCATTCGACCCGGAACACACCGGGCACATCAAGGTTTACTACAAGCTGCTCATGCGGCTGGGCCGCTATCAGCCGGCCTTCCAGGGACTGCAGCGTTACCTCAAGACCCACCGCAACGAGGTCGAGGCCATCGAGGACCTTTCCATCCTCCTGCGGGAACTGGGCAATGCCAAGCATGAGAAGGTCGCGCTGAAGGAACTGGCCCGCCTGCTGGGCGAAAACGCCGATCCAGCACGCCTGGAGCAGATCTACACACGCATTCTGGAAATCGACCCGGAAGACCAGGGAGCTTCCGAGTATCTCCATGCCCTTCAGGCGAACATGACGACCGAAGACGAAATGGGCGACGAGACCGCCCACGAGGACGTGGACGTCGCTGGCGAGGAGATGATCGGTTCCGAAGACGGGGAAATGATTGGCGATGACGACGGCATGGTCGATGACGACATCGAGATTGCCGGGCAGGAACACCTCGACACGATGCTCGTTGGCGCCAGCGGGGCAGAAATCGCCGCCGACCAGATCGATGCCTATCTCACCGAGGCGGACGTCTACGTCAAATACGGACTGATCGACAAGGCCGTCACCCATCTCCAGCGGCTCATCGCCTCACAGCCGGACTGCATCCCCGCCTACCACAAGATGCGCGAAGTGCTGATGGCCGGTTCCCGGGGCGGCGAGTTCGCCGGAATCGTCAACGCCGGTGCCGATGCCTTTGGGAAAGCCGGGGGTGATCCCTCCTCCATCCATGCACTCCTTTCCGCGCCGGCGCCCGCCCAGAGAGTGGCACCGGCGGCCGATATCGACCCGGATGTCGCCGCCATCGTGGCCGAATCGGCTGCGATGGATGAGGGGCTGATTTCTGACGAACTGGCGAACGCGGTCGGTGGTGCCCTGGACGCCCAGCTCGGCGGCAATGCAGGTGGCGAAGTGCCCACCGTCGAGCCGGACGCCGAACTGCCGCCGGACGAGGAAATGTCGATCGAAATCGACATTGACGCTCATGGTGCACCCGCTGCAGCCGGAGCGGCCGACAGGAACCCGCTGGCTGGCGCCGATCTGGAGTCCGACCTCAACTTCAACACGCCGGAAGAGCCATCGCTCGAACTGGCGATCGACGAGCCGCCCCCTGCTCCAGAGCCGGCTCCAGCAGAGGCTCATCTGGACGGCGGTTCGCTCGAAGCGGATATCGCTGACGAAGCGGTCCCGGAACCTCCGGCTCCTCCTCCGCCCACGCTGGAAGCCGAAGCAGAACTCGCCTCCGGCCCGCCACCCGACTTCGACGACACCACCCTGGACGGGGACATGGCAGCGCCACCTCCCCAGCCGCCAGCAGCGCAACCACAGGCAGCGAAGGCTTCGCCCGCTCCAGTGCTGAAACCACCGGTTATCCAGAAGCCTGCCATCAGCAAGCCGCCGGTTATCCAGAAGCCGGTCATCCCGAGGCCACCGGTCCCCGGTCCGGCCGTACCGAAGCCGGTAGCGGCGCCTGCGGTGAAACCGCCTGCGATTGCCAGGCCGGAACTGCCCAAATCCGGGATGGTAAAGCCGGTCATCACAAAACCGGAACCGGGAAAACCGCTGGTTGTGCCCAAACCTGCATTGAAACCGCCGTCCATCGCCCGGCCGTCAATCGTGGCACCGGTAAAACCAGGGGTTCAGACTCCCGCTGCCCTGAAGACGCCACTCGCCGGAAAGGCACCACTCCCCAAACTTGCGCCGCTGCCAAAGCCAGGAGCGGCCGGACTGCCCAGGCCAGCGCTGAAGCCACCGGCATTCAAGCCACTTGCTCCGCGGCCGATCAAGCTGCCGACCATCCAGAAGGAACCGTTCACCGAAGAACTCGAACAGGCGGACTTCGAGATCCAGCAGGGCCTGTTCGACGAGGCCCGCATCACGCTGGACATGATACTCGCCCAGGAACCCAATCATCCGAAGGCCAAGGCGAAACTGAACGAGCTGGTCGCCGCGGAAAAGGCGACACGAGAAGAGAAGGACGGCGTATTCACGCCCGAGTTCGGCGGCGGCGAGCAGGTGTCGGTCGAATCGGTCCTCAAGGCGTTCCAGACGGGCGTAGACAAGACCGTAGCCAAGGAAGATTCCCAGACCCGTTTCGACCTGGGGCTTGCCTACCGGGAGATGGGCCTGTTCAGCGAGGCGGAACGCGAGTTCAGACTCGCACTGGATGGCGTCGGGGCGCGGCGGCCTGACTGCTGGAGCATGATCGGGCTCTGCCAGATCGACCAGGGTAACCCGGCAGCCGCGGCCGAGAGTTTCGAGCAGGGCCTTGGAGAGACCCATGAACCCGAAGTCCGCTGCAACATGGCCTACGAACTGGCCAATGCGAAGATGGCCCTTGGCGACAAGGAGGGCGCGCTCGGGCTGCTTGTCTGGATTGACCAGGAAAAACCGGGGTTCCGCCATACTGGCGAACTGATCGCACAACTCAGGCTCGATGGAGCCACTTCGGGCCCCACGCCGCCACCTGCTCCCGACAGCGGCCCTGGCTCGGGAACGCGGGCGAACGTGTCGTATGTGTAG
- a CDS encoding aminopeptidase P family protein, with product MPALPNHYGFHEQHRRALMEKLPDGLILVRADSETVRNHDVAYLFRQSSDFLYLTGIEEPDFVLLLDPRRRESVLFVPPVDEKQIVWRGHIPSPSEAARFYGIRRAHYLGELPREVTRRRRGYRQVYGNAAGLSLVKPPASRGLVKKTGPFREALQELRAVKTPGEIGLLRYANEQSARGHLAAMRAARPGRYEFEVQADLEREFRASGMRHEGYPSIVASGPNSAVLHYQSNNRRMQAGELLLVDAGGEYRGYTADITRTFPVSGKFTRRQRDLYEVVLAAQVECISRARAGITSAELHIHSLRVLGEGLKDLGFLKGGISELVEAGAVALFYPHGLSHMLGLDVHDVTGGRRRKLRTRGRPVLRFNAKLEPGFVVTVEPGLYFIEALIRSPIRRKKLRGMVNFALAEKYLDFGGIRIEDDVVIRPSGPPLDLTVVPKAPADVEAACGRR from the coding sequence TTGCCAGCATTGCCCAACCACTACGGTTTTCACGAACAGCACCGACGGGCGCTGATGGAGAAACTGCCCGACGGGCTCATTCTTGTGCGCGCCGATTCGGAAACAGTCCGCAACCACGACGTCGCCTACCTGTTCCGGCAGTCATCGGACTTCCTTTATCTGACCGGCATCGAGGAGCCCGATTTTGTGCTGCTTCTGGACCCGCGCCGCCGGGAGTCGGTCCTGTTCGTTCCGCCGGTGGACGAAAAACAGATTGTCTGGCGCGGCCATATTCCCTCGCCGTCCGAGGCCGCACGGTTTTACGGTATCCGGCGCGCACACTACCTCGGCGAACTTCCGCGGGAGGTCACGCGCCGGAGGCGCGGGTACCGGCAGGTTTACGGCAACGCCGCCGGACTTTCCCTGGTGAAGCCCCCCGCATCTCGCGGCCTGGTGAAAAAGACGGGCCCCTTCCGTGAGGCGCTTCAGGAACTGCGCGCCGTCAAGACGCCGGGCGAGATCGGGCTGCTCCGCTATGCCAACGAGCAGAGCGCGCGCGGGCACCTGGCGGCCATGCGCGCCGCCCGGCCGGGCCGGTACGAGTTCGAGGTGCAGGCGGATCTGGAGCGGGAGTTCCGGGCTTCCGGCATGCGCCACGAGGGATATCCGTCGATCGTCGCCAGCGGTCCGAACAGCGCCGTGCTCCACTACCAGTCGAACAATCGCCGGATGCAGGCGGGCGAGCTTCTGCTGGTGGACGCGGGCGGCGAGTACCGGGGCTACACGGCCGACATCACGCGCACGTTTCCGGTGTCTGGAAAGTTCACCCGCCGCCAGCGTGACCTCTACGAGGTGGTCCTGGCTGCCCAGGTCGAGTGCATCAGCCGGGCGAGGGCGGGCATCACGAGCGCGGAACTGCATATCCATTCGCTCCGTGTGCTCGGCGAAGGCCTGAAGGATCTCGGCTTCCTGAAGGGCGGTATCTCGGAACTGGTCGAGGCGGGTGCCGTCGCCCTGTTCTACCCGCACGGCCTGTCGCACATGCTGGGGCTCGACGTCCATGACGTGACGGGCGGCCGCCGGCGCAAGCTCCGCACACGGGGCCGGCCGGTACTCCGGTTCAACGCGAAACTGGAGCCGGGGTTCGTTGTCACGGTCGAGCCGGGACTTTATTTCATCGAGGCGCTGATCAGGAGCCCCATCCGCCGGAAGAAGCTGCGCGGCATGGTGAACTTCGCACTGGCCGAGAAGTATCTGGATTTCGGCGGTATCCGCATAGAAGATGACGTGGTGATCCGGCCCAGCGGGCCGCCGCTGGACCTGACCGTGGTTCCCAAGGCGCCCGCCGACGTGGAAGCGGCCTGCGGGCGCCGCTGA
- the thiO gene encoding glycine oxidase ThiO, with the protein MRRAEIIVIGGGVMGSALARELARSGRDVVMLEKAVPGAEASSAAAGILGAQAEAGGPGPFMDLCLKSRDLYEGFAAALREETGVDICYRRSGLLKVAFDEQSQGWLDSIRAWQQEAGLPVEVLSGDDARRKEPALSPEVSGALHFADDGIVDNRLLVQALFRAAVTAGVSVISGETVRRVRIEGGKVRGVEMDGGPVDAPVVCLCAGSWSSLVPGTELPPDLVQPVRGQMLAVRTPKGTLGRVVFTQEGYAVPRDDGRIIAGSTMEMAGFEKQVTVEGLRKLAGLLQKAIPAARDAEVIETWAGLRPCTADFLPVIGRTQTEGLFISTGHFRNGILLTPVSARLLRQLINGETPDMSLEPFSINRFDV; encoded by the coding sequence ATGCGGCGGGCGGAAATTATTGTCATTGGCGGCGGCGTAATGGGTTCGGCCCTGGCGCGGGAGCTGGCCCGCAGCGGCCGTGATGTCGTCATGCTGGAAAAGGCCGTTCCGGGCGCCGAGGCGTCATCGGCGGCAGCCGGCATTCTCGGTGCCCAGGCCGAGGCCGGGGGGCCGGGGCCGTTCATGGACCTGTGCCTGAAGAGCCGGGATCTCTACGAGGGATTTGCCGCCGCACTCCGTGAGGAAACGGGAGTCGATATCTGCTACCGCCGGTCGGGACTGCTCAAGGTCGCCTTCGATGAGCAGTCCCAGGGCTGGCTCGATTCCATTCGGGCGTGGCAGCAGGAGGCAGGACTTCCGGTGGAGGTGCTTTCCGGGGACGATGCCCGCAGGAAGGAACCGGCCCTGTCGCCGGAAGTATCCGGCGCGCTGCATTTTGCGGACGACGGAATCGTGGATAACCGGCTTCTGGTGCAGGCGCTTTTCCGGGCCGCCGTGACGGCCGGTGTGAGCGTCATCAGCGGGGAGACGGTCCGCCGGGTTAGAATCGAAGGCGGGAAGGTGCGCGGAGTCGAGATGGACGGCGGACCAGTGGATGCGCCCGTGGTGTGCCTGTGCGCCGGAAGCTGGTCGTCGCTGGTACCGGGGACGGAACTTCCGCCCGATCTCGTGCAACCGGTTCGTGGCCAGATGCTCGCTGTCCGGACGCCAAAGGGAACACTCGGCCGGGTGGTGTTCACGCAGGAGGGCTACGCCGTCCCCCGTGACGACGGACGGATCATTGCCGGTTCGACGATGGAGATGGCCGGGTTTGAGAAACAGGTGACGGTCGAGGGCCTGCGTAAACTTGCCGGGCTGCTCCAGAAAGCCATTCCGGCTGCCAGGGATGCCGAAGTGATAGAGACATGGGCCGGGCTCCGCCCCTGCACGGCGGACTTCCTTCCGGTCATCGGCCGGACACAGACGGAAGGGCTTTTCATCTCGACCGGCCATTTCCGGAACGGAATCCTGCTCACGCCGGTATCGGCTCGCCTGCTCCGGCAACTGATCAACGGAGAAACTCCGGACATGAGTCTGGAGCCGTTTTCGATCAACCGGTTCGATGTCTAG